In Ammospiza caudacuta isolate bAmmCau1 chromosome 2, bAmmCau1.pri, whole genome shotgun sequence, a genomic segment contains:
- the TXLNG gene encoding LOW QUALITY PROTEIN: gamma-taxilin (The sequence of the model RefSeq protein was modified relative to this genomic sequence to represent the inferred CDS: deleted 1 base in 1 codon) — MPRPRASTEGLQLPAHPAAGRAQAPHVSRRAARRLAVAGREAGPRGALPVPRARHLFGCCRHIMATRGGGGAAGPTQRSSSLSGGGDQAAAAAAAPSGSPEVVGGAMEEAGSGEMGMNNQDQLVKSRCPELSDTALQYPQPNCYSLESTGSLEEAEYIPKSRKHPGPTGCSQECREETPGREEARTDPPDGQQDPESEKHKEKTLGKEVLLLMQALNTLSTPEEKLAALCKKYADLLEESRNVQKQMKILQKKQAQVVKEKVHLQSEHSKAILARSKLESLCRELQRHNKTLKEENMQQAREEEERRKEATAHFQITLNEIQAQLEQHDIHNAKLRQENIELGEKLKKLIEQYALREEHIDQVFKHKELQQQLVDAKLQQTTQLIKEAEEKHQREREFLLKEATESRHKCEQMKQQEAQLKQQLSLYMDKFEEFQTTMAKSNELFTTFRQEMEKMTKKIKKLEKETILWRTKWENNNKALLQMAEEKTVRDKEYKGFQIKLERLEKLCRALQTERNELNEKVEVLKEQVSLREADVDLAVQVLQSCTLNSHEELGTPIDTEPGIQPDAESRAGSSSEKTVSTSPVPGTESVD, encoded by the exons AAggactacaactcccggcacACCCCGCGGCAGGGAGGGCGCAAGCC CCCCACGTGAGCCGTAGAGCTGCGCGGCGATTGGCTGTGGCCGGCAGGGAGGCGGGCCCCCGGGGAGCACTTCCGGTGCCCCGCGCTCGGCACTTGTTTGGATGCTGCCGTCACATCATGGCGAcgcgcgggggcggcggcgcggcgggacCGACCCAGCGGAGCTCGAGCCTCAGCGGCGGCGGGGAccaggcggcggcggcggcggcggccccgagTGGCAGCCCCGAG GTGGTTGGTGGTGCCATGGAAGAAGCTGGATCTGGAGAGATGGGGATGAATAACCAGGATCAGCTGGTGAAGAGCAGGTGCCCTGAGCTGTCTGATACAGCCTTGCAGTATCCCCAGCCCAATTGCTACAGCCTGGAGAGCACTGGCAGCTTGGAAGAGGCTGAGTACATCCCAAAGAGCAGAAAGCACCCGGGGCCCACGGGCTGCTCCCAAGAGTGCCGCGAGGAGACTCCTGGCAGAGAAGAAGCCCGAACTGACCCACCTGATGGGCAGCAAGATCCAGAGAGTGAAAAACACAAAGAGAAAACCTTGG GAAAAGAAGTGTTGTTATTAATGCAAGCCTTGAACACGCTTTCTACTCCAGAAGAAAAGCTGGCAGCTTTGTGCAAGAAATATGCTGATCTG TTGGAGGAGAGCCGAAATGTTCAAAAGCAAATGAAGATCCTGCAGAAGAAGCAAGCACAAGTTGTGAAGGAGAAGGTCCACTTGCAGAGTGAGCATAGCAAGGCCATTTTGGCACGTAGCAAACTGGAATCTCTCTGTCGGGAGCTTCAGCGTCATAACAAAACTTTGAAG gaagaaaacatgcAACAAGCAcgtgaagaagaagaaagacgGAAAGAAGCAACTGCACACTTCCAGATCACCCTGAATGAAATTCAGGCTCAACTGGAACAGCATGATATACACAATGCCAAGCTCCGTCAGGAAAATATTGAACTGGGGGAAAAACTGAAGAAACTCATTGAACAGTATGCACTGCGAGAAGAG cACATTGATCAAGTGTTCAAACATAAGGAACTGCAGCAGCAACTTGTGGATGCCAAACTTCAGCAAACTACCCAACTTATTaaagaagcagaggaaaaacatCAGCGAGAACGGGAGTTT CTGCTAAAAGAAGCTACAGAATCCAGACACAAATGTGAACAGATGAAGCAACAGGAAGCTCAGCTGAAGCAGCAG CTTTCTCTTTACATGGATAAGTTTGAAGAATTCCAGACCACCATGGCAAAAAGTAATGAGCTCTTTACAACTTTCAGGCAAGAAATGGAGAAG ATGACAAAGAAGATTAAGAAACTGGAAAAGGAAACCATTTTGTGGCGTACAAAATGGGAAAACAACAACAAGGCTCTTCTGCAAATGGCTGAAGAG AAAACAGTAAGAGATAAAGAATACAAAGGCTTTCAAATAAAACTGGAGCGTTTGGAGAAGCTCTGCAGGGCGCTTCAGACGGAAAGGAACGAGCTGAATGAGAAGGTGGAAGTGCTCAAGGAGCAGGTTTCTCTTAGAGAAGCAGATGTGGATCTGGCAGTGCAGGTGTTGCAGTCCTGCACCCTCAATTCCCATGAGGAGCTGGGAACTCCCATTGACACGGAACCAGGAATCCAACCCGATGCGGAATCACGTGCGGGAAGTAGCTCAGAAAAGACTGTCTCAACAAGTCCTGTTCCTGGCACTGAATCTGTAGACTAA